One window of Hippoglossus stenolepis isolate QCI-W04-F060 chromosome 1, HSTE1.2, whole genome shotgun sequence genomic DNA carries:
- the ctr9 gene encoding RNA polymerase-associated protein CTR9 homolog, protein MSRGSIEIPLRDTDEVIELDFDQLPEGDEVISILKQEHTQLHIWIALALEYYKQGKTEDFVKLLEAARIDGNLDYRDHEKDQMTCLDTLAAYYVQQARKEKNKDAKKELITQATLLYTMADKIIMYDQNHLLGRACFCLLEGDKMDQADAQFHFVLNQSTNNIPALLGKACISFNKKDYRGALAYYKKALRTNPGCPAEVRLGMGHCFVKLSKLEKARLAFGRALELNSKCVGALVGLAVLELNSKEADSIKNGVQLLSRAYTIDPSNPMVLNHLANHFFFKKDYSKVQHLALHAFHNTEVEAMQAESCYQLARSFHVQEDYDQAFQYYYQATQFASSTFVLPFFGLGQMYVYRRDKENAAQCFEKVLKAYPNNYETMKILGSLYATSDDQEKRDIAKGHLKKVTEQYPDDVEAWIELAQILEQTDIQGALSAYGTATRILQEKVQADVPPEILNNLGALHFRLGNLGEAKKYFLASLERAKAEGEHDEHYYNAISVTTSYNLARLYEAMCEFHEAEKLYKNILREHPNYVDCYLRLGAMARDKGNFYEASDWFKEALQINQDHPDAWSLIGNLHLAKQEWGPGQKKFERILKQPSTQNDTYSMLALGNVWLQTLHQPTRDREKEKRHQDRALAIYKQVLRNDAKNLYAANGIGAVLAHKGFFREARDVFAQVREATADISDVWLNLAHIYVEQKQYISAVQMYENCLKKFYKYQNTEVLLYLARALFKCGKLHECKQMLLKARHVAPSDTVLMFNVALVLQRLATLVLKDEKSNLKAVLSAVKELELAHRYFSYLSKAGDKMRFDLALAASEARQCSDLLSQAQYHVARARKQDEEEKELRAKQEQERDYLRQQMRKEQEDKRNREVEEQKKLLEQRALYVEKTKGLLSFAEGSKDMAKEKKKGGGGGRRKKGDMDEFVNDDSDEDLPLKKKKKRRGGSGSEQEEGQDGDKKRRRRRPASDDEDGASRPKKQRKPKERRRIEKSQPERLPPSLKGKIKSKAIISSSESSSDEDGLKIAEERQQRDSGSGSDDEGGHKKRIASDSDSDGGRNQSDGGRNQSGSEAGSPRRSAGSGDDDSGSDRPVKKRRVQRQSDSEQSDNESKRSRSGSDNESRPGSPVAASDRGSEVGSGNEGSPRRSDNASEPEGSNNDSD, encoded by the exons ATGTCTCGCGGCTCCATCGAGATCCCTTTACGGGACACGGACGAG GTTATCGAGCTTGACTTTGACCAGCTGCCCGAAGGAGATGAGGTCATCAGCATCCTGAAGCAGGAGCACACGCAGCTTCACATATGGATCGCTTTGGCG CTGGAGTACTACAAGCAGGGCAAAACAGAAGATTTTGTCAAGCTTTTAGAGGCGGCTCGTATCGATGGAAACCTCGACTACAGAGACCATGAGAAAGACCAGATGACCTGTCTGGACACATTGGCAGCTTACTATGTCCAGCAAGCGcgtaaagagaaaaacaaagatgccAAGAAAGAGCTCATCACGCAGGCCACGCTGCTGTACACTATGGCAGACAAGATCATCATGTATGATCAG AACCATTTGCTGGGAAGAGCCTGTTTCTGCCTGCTGGAAGGAGACAAGATGGACCAGGCCGATGCCCAGTTCCACTTTGTCCTCAATCAGTCCACCAACAACATCCCTGCTTTGCTCG GTAAGGCTTGTATCTCCTTCAATAAAAAGGATTACAGGGGAGCGCTGGCATACTACAAAAAGGCTCTACGTACAAACCCCGGCTGCCCAG CGGAGGTGAGGCTGGGGATGGGTCACTGTTTCGTCAAGCTCAGCAAACTGGAGAAGGCTCGTTTGGCTTTCGGTCGAGCCTTGGAGCTCAATTCAAAGTGCGTGGGAGCTCTTGTTGGTTTGGCGGTGTTAGAGCTCAACAGCAAGGAGGCCGACTCCATCAAGAACGGCGTGCAGCTCCTGTCGCGAGCGTACACCATCGACCCCAGCAACCCCATGGTGCTCAACCACCTCGCTAACCACTTCTTCTTCAAAAAG GACTACAGTAAAGTGCAGCATCTGGCCCTCCATGCTTTCCACAACACAGAAGTTGAAGCCATGCAGGCTGAGAGCTGCTACCAGTTAGCTCGCTCGTTTCACGTGCAG GAGGATTACGACCAAGCCTTTCAGTATTACTACCAGGCCACTCAGTTTGCCTCGTCCACCTTTGTGTTGCCCTTTTTCGGGCTGGGACAGATGTACGTGTACcgaagagacaaagaaaatgcaGCACAGTGCTTTGAAAAGGTTTTGAAGGCCTACCCCAACAACTATGAAACTATGAAAATCCTGGGGTCTCTCTATGCAACATCTGACGATCAGGAAAAGAGAGACATCGCCAAA GGTCACTTGAAGAAGGTAACAGAGCAGTACCCAGATGATGTGGAGGCGTGGATCGAGCTAGCGCAGATCCTGGAGCAGACCGACATCCAGGGAGCGCTGTCCGCTTATGGCACAGCCACACGCATCCTGCAGGAGAAGGTGCAGGCCGATGTTCCTCCTGAGATCCTCAACAACCTGGGAGCTCTTCACTTCCGACTGGGCAACCTGGGAGAGGCCAAG AAATATTTCCTGGCATCTCTGGAACGGGCCAAAGCTGAGGGAGAGCATGACGAGCATTACTACAACGCCATTTCTGTCACCACCTCCTACAATCTGGCCCGTCTGTATGAGGCTATGTGTGAATTCCACGAAGCTGAGAAACTCTACAAAAACATCCTCAGGGAGCATCCTAACTATGTGGACT GTTACTTGCGTCTTGGAGCGATGGCTCGTGACAAAGGAAACTTTTACGAAGCTTCTGACTGGTTCAAAGAAGCCCTGCAAATTAATCAG GATCACCCGGACGCTTGGTCCCTGATAGGAAACCTTCACTTGGCCAAACAGGAGTGGGGACCGGGCCAGAAGAAGTTTGAGCGTATCCTGAAGCAGCCGTCCACACAGAATGACACCTACTCCATGCTGGCTCTGGGCAACGTGTGGCTGCAGACGCTGCACCAGCCGACCAGAGACCGTGAAAAG GAAAAGAGACACCAGGATCGAGCTCTGGCGATTTACAAACAAGTCCTGCGAAACGATGCCAAGAACCTGTATGCTGCCAATGGCATTG GTGCTGTTCTTGCTCACAAGGGCTTCTTCCGAGAGGCTCGTGATGTGTTTGCTCAGGTGAGAGAGGCCACAGCAGACATCAGCGACGTTTGGCTGAACCTGGCTCACATCTATGTCGAACAGAAGCAGTACATCAGCGCTGTGCAGATG TATGAGAACTGCCTGAAGAAATTTTACAAGTATCAGAACACTGAGGTGCTGCTGTACCTGGCAAGGGCGCTCTTCAAATGTGGAAAACTCCACGAGTGCAAGCAGATGCTACTGAAG GCCCGTCACGTGGCGCCCAGTGACACGGTGCTGATGTTCAATGTGGCCCTGGTGCTTCAGAGACTGGCCACTCTGGTGCTGAAAGATGAGAAGAGCAACCTGAAGGCTGTGCTCAGTGCTGTCAAAGAGCTCGAGCTGGCTCACAG gTATTTCAGCTACCTCAGCAAAGCCGGAGATAAGATGAGGTTTGACCTCGCCCTTGCTGCGTCTGAGGCTAG GCAGTGCTCTGACCTGCTGAGTCAGGCTCAGTACCACGTGGCAAGAGCCAGAAagcaggatgaggaggagaaggagcttCGGGCCaaacaggagcaggagagggactATCTGCGCCAGCAGATGAGGAAAGAACAG GAGGACAAACGGAACAGAGAGGTAGAGGAACAGAAGAAGCTCCTGGAGCAGAGAGCTTTGTACGTGGAGAAAACCAAGGGCCTGCTCAGCTTTGCCGAGGGGTCGAAGGACATGgccaaagaaaagaagaagggaggtggtggtggacgT CGTAAGAAAGGTGACATGGATGAGTTTGTCAACGACGACTCTGACGAGGACCTGccactgaagaagaagaagaagagaaggggtGGAAGCGGCagcgagcaggaggagggtCAGGATGGAgacaaaaagaggaggaggaggag ACCTGCtagtgatgatgaggatggagCATCTCGACCCAAGAAGCAGCGTAAACCCAAAGAACGCAGGAGGATCGAAAAG AGCCAGCCTGAGCGTTTGCCACCATCTCTCAAAGGAAAGATCAAGTCTAAGGCCATAATCTCCTCCTCTGAATCATCTTCAGATGAGGATGGACTGAAAATAGCTGAAGAAAG ACAACAAAGAGACAGTGGTTCAGGATCTGATGACGAGGGAGGCCACAAAAAGCGTATCGCTTCTGACAGTGACTCGGATGGAGGTAGGAACCAATCGGATGGAGGTAGGAACCAATCCGGCAGCGAGGCTGGCAGCCCTCGGCGCTCTGCGGGCTCGGGGGATGACGACTCTGGCAGCGACCGcccagtgaagaagaggagggtgcAGCGCCAGTCCGACTCGGAGCAGTCAGACAACGAGAGCAAGAGGAGTCGGTCGGGATCAGATAATGAATC